Proteins encoded together in one Oryzias latipes chromosome 11, ASM223467v1 window:
- the LOC111948255 gene encoding uncharacterized protein LOC111948255 isoform X1, with the protein MERKKQKIRKKKPRIQTTPDHTSSHVSAPEELTTEVVALKHGDTRTGAKKLSPDQTSSHVLACQKMTTEVVALKPGDTRPGAKKLSPDKKARYVLAHQKKATEVVALKPGDTRPGAKKLSPDKKASYVLAHQKKATEVVVLKPGDTKPGAKKLSLGKKPSHVLARQKMTTEVVAPEPGDTRPWAKKLSPDQTSSEFSARQKMTTEVVALKPGDTRHKTKKLSPDQTSSHVLARQKVVAFKAEDTRPEAQKQYYYTWVFILFLLFLSIFFILIIFFKNY; encoded by the exons atggaaagaaaaaaacaaaagataagaaagaaaaaaccaaGGATTCAAACAACACCTGATCATACATCAAGTCATGTCTCGGCCCCTGAAGAGTTGACAACAGAG GTGGTGGCACTCAAACATGGAGACACCAGAACTggggcaaagaaactttcaccTGATCAAACATCAAGTCATGTCTTGGCCtgtcaaaaaatgacaacagag GTGGTGGCACTCAAGCCTGGAGACACCAGACCTggggcaaagaaactttcaccTGATAAAAAAGCTAGATATGTCTTGGCCCATCAAAAAAAGGCAACAGAG GTGGTGGCACTCAAGCCTGGAGACACCAGACCTggggcaaagaaactttcaccTGATAAAAAAGCTAGTTATGTCTTGGCCCATCAAAAAAAGGCAACAGAG gtgGTGGTACTCAAACCTGGAGACACCAAACCTggggcaaagaaactttcactTGGTAAAAAACCTAGTCATGTCTTGGCCCGTCAAAAGATGACAACAGAG gtCGTGGCACCTGAACCTGGAGACACCAGACCTtgggcaaagaaactttcaccTGATCAAACATCAAGTGAATTCTCGGCCCgtcaaaaaatgacaacagag gTGGTGGCACTCAAACCAGGAGACACCAGACATAAGACAAAGAAACTTTCACCTGATCAAACATCAAGTCATGTCTTGGCCCGCCAAAAA gtGGTGGCATTCAAAGCTGAAGACACCAGACCTGAGGCACAGAAACAATATTATTACACTTgggtttttatattattcttattatttttaagtatattttttatacttattattttctttaaaaattactAA
- the LOC111948255 gene encoding uncharacterized protein LOC111948255 isoform X2, which produces MERKKQKIRKKKPRIQTTPDHTSSHVSAPEELTTEVVALKHGDTRTGAKKLSPDQTSSHVLACQKMTTEVVALKPGDTRPGAKKLSPDKKARYVLAHQKKATEVVVLKPGDTKPGAKKLSLGKKPSHVLARQKMTTEVVAPEPGDTRPWAKKLSPDQTSSEFSARQKMTTEVVALKPGDTRHKTKKLSPDQTSSHVLARQKVVAFKAEDTRPEAQKQYYYTWVFILFLLFLSIFFILIIFFKNY; this is translated from the exons atggaaagaaaaaaacaaaagataagaaagaaaaaaccaaGGATTCAAACAACACCTGATCATACATCAAGTCATGTCTCGGCCCCTGAAGAGTTGACAACAGAG GTGGTGGCACTCAAACATGGAGACACCAGAACTggggcaaagaaactttcaccTGATCAAACATCAAGTCATGTCTTGGCCtgtcaaaaaatgacaacagag GTGGTGGCACTCAAGCCTGGAGACACCAGACCTggggcaaagaaactttcaccTGATAAAAAAGCTAGATATGTCTTGGCCCATCAAAAAAAGGCAACAGAG gtgGTGGTACTCAAACCTGGAGACACCAAACCTggggcaaagaaactttcactTGGTAAAAAACCTAGTCATGTCTTGGCCCGTCAAAAGATGACAACAGAG gtCGTGGCACCTGAACCTGGAGACACCAGACCTtgggcaaagaaactttcaccTGATCAAACATCAAGTGAATTCTCGGCCCgtcaaaaaatgacaacagag gTGGTGGCACTCAAACCAGGAGACACCAGACATAAGACAAAGAAACTTTCACCTGATCAAACATCAAGTCATGTCTTGGCCCGCCAAAAA gtGGTGGCATTCAAAGCTGAAGACACCAGACCTGAGGCACAGAAACAATATTATTACACTTgggtttttatattattcttattatttttaagtatattttttatacttattattttctttaaaaattactAA